Part of the Prevotella communis genome is shown below.
ACCTGTACCTTGATTCTTGGAGTTTGAGCACCGAGAGGATCCAAGTAGGCTATAATGTCAATACCTCCATCTTTGCCCTTTGGCGCCACAAACGGTGTGTAGTATTTCATAGCTCGAAGCAGAGCTGCAACCATATCCTGAAATTCGTATGGACTCTTTGAGACGATATACTGCCTGATGCCAGCACGAGCATCCGACTCCAGCAGGTCGAGATTCATGGCATTATCTTTCTCTGCTGTCTCGTCATTCGGCTCCTCTTCGATGCTTTCCTCCTTAGGATTCAGTCTGCGCCACTCATGATAGGCAGCATTGGCAATATTCATCACCTCTTCAGGCTTCTTTTTCAACACAGCCTCACCCTCTGGTGTCAGATACCAGTTGCCATTCTTCTTCACGATAAAGCCAGCCTTCTGATAGTCGATGGAGTAGAACTGGAAGCTATTCGTCCAGCGGATGTATTTCATCTTTCCTGCTGGTTCCTTTTCCCATTCCGTCAATTCGACGTTATCATTGACAAAAGGATAGAGTTCTT
Proteins encoded:
- a CDS encoding restriction endonuclease, producing the protein MAKEQFSRTKACATKTLYAVMKEMSRRGGSMPAKELYPFVNDNVELTEWEKEPAGKMKYIRWTNSFQFYSIDYQKAGFIVKKNGNWYLTPEGEAVLKKKPEEVMNIANAAYHEWRRLNPKEESIEEEPNDETAEKDNAMNLDLLESDARAGIRQYIVSKSPYEFQDMVAALLRAMKYYTPFVAPKGKDGGIDIIAYLDPLGAQTPRIKVQVKHKPDTSIGAADVRALSGVLKAGDIALFVTSGSYSADARNAASGSDKFVRLIDGDEFIEMWQEYYDKMTDDDKNMLPLKRISFLGNNE